Below is a window of Caldalkalibacillus uzonensis DNA.
TGTAATATACGACAATGCCAACAATGTGGCCAGTAAGTTTTTGTTGACCAGTGCCTTTTATCTTATTGTTGTGGCATTGGCCGGGATGTTAATGAGTTTTTACCTGATCAGACCGAGTACATTCAGTTTTGTAGACTTTGTGGCCATGCGCAGTATCCATTTGCAGGTCATCATTTTTGGCTGGTTGTCCATGGGTTTGATGGGTGCCATGTATCATATTATTCCCAGAATCGTTAAAAGGGATTTGTATTCCCGTGCCCTGGGCAATTTGCACTACTATTTGATGCATGCCGGGATAGCCTTAATCATCGTCACATTGTTGATGGGCTATAATACAGGACGTGAGTATCTGGAACCGGTGCTGATTGTCAATATAGCTGTGGCTATTGTCTGGGTGATCTTCTTTTTCAATGTGGTAATGACGATTGCCAAAGGAAATCCACCCCAATTTTCGCCTGCCTTAAACTTTATGATGCTCTCTATTGTCTACCTTGGGGTTAACTATGTCTGGAATACTTTTATTCCGTGGACTGGTGTCAGGGATAACCTCTCCATATGGACCTTTGCCCATCATGCAGTCAATGGCTGGTTTATGTTTGGGTTAATCGGGATTTTTTATTATATTATCCCCAAAATAACTGGATTGGAAGGTAAAGATGCGCCATATCCGCAATTTTTAAGTAAGATTCACTTTTGGGCTGTGTGCATCTTCATTCCGCCTTCTGTTCTGCACCACCTGTTGTACAATGAGGCGCCGGTTAATAATTTTTGGAAGTACTGGCCGCATTTATTTCTATTTCCCTACCTGTAAGAGTGTTGAAAGACCCTTACGAACCAGAAGAACAGAGCGGAAACAACAGTCGACGTACTGATCAAGGGGGAGCATATTCACTCCCCTTATAAATCCCCAAGGGTTAAAGGCAAGAGATCTCGATCATAGGACAAATGGATTGCTTTACATTAAATTGAAATTTATGATGAAAAGGGAGACTTTAATATTTAATATAAGATAAGTTGCAGAAGAGGTAAAACTGTAAGAAGTGCAAAATGTGGAAATAATGTACGGAGTAGCCAGATTGTTCTCCCCTTTGTTGTAAAAGGACTGTCCAGATGATTAAACACACGCAAAAAGGAGAGACAACCATGCATTACTTTATTTACTTTGTGATTATCGTCAGCTTTTTTGATAATTTTAGCCAGTTGCCCATTATTTCTCTCTATGCTAAAGAGCTGGGAGGCAGTCCTTTTCTGATTGGCCTAGTGGTGGGCCTGTATTCCTTTAGCAACATGGTGGGTAATGTGGTTGCCGGCCGGTGGATCGACCGTTGGGGACGCAAAAAAATCATGGTGGCTGGCATGCTCATGGCGGGCGTTAGCGTGGCCTTGTATGCCTTTGTCAGCACTGCACAGCAGTTGGCTGTGGTACGCTTCTTACATGGCATAGGGGGCGGTTTGTTAGTACCCGCTGCTTATGCCTTTTTGGGAGACCGTACCAAAGGCAAAGGACGGGGCCAGGCGATGGCCTTGTCAGGAGCCGCCATAGGTGTAGCTGCCATTGTCGGCCCGGCTTACGGGGGCATTATCGCCCAGCGGCTGGGATTGGACTGGGTGTTTGTCAGTGTGGCCATACTGTTGATCTTGACAGCAGTGTTGGTCTTCTTGTTTTTGCCGGACCATTATCAGGGTGCAGGGAGCGTGAAAGCGGATCGGTATGACCTGCTGAGGCTGTTGAAGGATCCTCAGTTGAATCAGGCTTATTTGGGTGCGTTTGCCTTGATGTTTGCAGTAGGGATCTTAACTATGATGTTACCGTTGAAAGTGCATGCTCTGGGCTTTGGAGCAGCTTTGACAGGCGTGCTGATGAGTGTCTATGGCTTGGTGGCCATTATATTGTTTGTCCTGCCTACCAACCGCTTGTCTGACCGGTTGGGGCGCATTAAACCGATGATATACGGTTTGCTGTTGCTCGGCACGGCGTTGCTGGTCTTAAGCCTGGTCAGCATGCAACCTGCCATGTTTATAGCCATGGTGGTGTTTGGGGCTGGCTTT
It encodes the following:
- a CDS encoding cbb3-type cytochrome c oxidase subunit I; the protein is MNQARASVIYDNANNVASKFLLTSAFYLIVVALAGMLMSFYLIRPSTFSFVDFVAMRSIHLQVIIFGWLSMGLMGAMYHIIPRIVKRDLYSRALGNLHYYLMHAGIALIIVTLLMGYNTGREYLEPVLIVNIAVAIVWVIFFFNVVMTIAKGNPPQFSPALNFMMLSIVYLGVNYVWNTFIPWTGVRDNLSIWTFAHHAVNGWFMFGLIGIFYYIIPKITGLEGKDAPYPQFLSKIHFWAVCIFIPPSVLHHLLYNEAPVNNFWKYWPHLFLFPYL
- a CDS encoding MFS transporter; the encoded protein is MIKHTQKGETTMHYFIYFVIIVSFFDNFSQLPIISLYAKELGGSPFLIGLVVGLYSFSNMVGNVVAGRWIDRWGRKKIMVAGMLMAGVSVALYAFVSTAQQLAVVRFLHGIGGGLLVPAAYAFLGDRTKGKGRGQAMALSGAAIGVAAIVGPAYGGIIAQRLGLDWVFVSVAILLILTAVLVFLFLPDHYQGAGSVKADRYDLLRLLKDPQLNQAYLGAFALMFAVGILTMMLPLKVHALGFGAALTGVLMSVYGLVAIILFVLPTNRLSDRLGRIKPMIYGLLLLGTALLVLSLVSMQPAMFIAMVVFGAGFALLFPAIAALVVDQARAEERGRAFGLFYAFFSLGVVIGPLVVGSLAVAPDHGLLVGAVGILLMGIVFIARNRMVLFVSHK